A window of Mesomycoplasma lagogenitalium contains these coding sequences:
- a CDS encoding ABC transporter permease produces MFRYFLKRLALAIITFLIILFVVYVIQSSFGKHPFTEAQLAQVSERLSPNSETKIDPLEFYGFTKDPVSRFFIWFKDFFFLGNPGVIYSDTSEYSQNIPKLFFEPLKWTFAVSIPAFLLSVILGITLGVISAYKRGKWQDTSIATFVTIFVALPSFVIAPFIILITSAMGLPFEFKDPRDVNGWLTAISLISPILVFTLSSLAGYTIFVRNQVVTVLTSNQVLIAKAKGLSKWNIFRKHVLRNASVILVGSLLFSYLSLLSGSIVLERFFRIPGSSTIIVSYTERGEINVIMFSLVFFTGLSMLTSIFADMSYAWMDPRIRIANSDNSKNYFNLFKKSRLRNKNYKLLLKNANNQEMEVEENEQL; encoded by the coding sequence GTGTTTAGATATTTTCTAAAAAGATTAGCATTAGCAATTATTACATTTTTAATAATTTTATTTGTAGTTTATGTAATTCAATCAAGTTTTGGAAAACACCCTTTTACAGAAGCTCAACTTGCGCAAGTTTCTGAAAGACTTTCTCCTAATTCCGAAACTAAAATTGATCCTTTAGAATTTTATGGATTTACTAAAGATCCCGTTTCAAGATTTTTTATTTGATTTAAAGACTTTTTCTTTTTAGGTAATCCTGGAGTAATTTACAGTGATACTTCTGAATATAGTCAAAATATTCCTAAATTATTTTTTGAACCGTTAAAATGAACATTTGCTGTCTCAATTCCTGCATTTTTATTAAGTGTAATATTGGGAATAACATTAGGTGTTATTTCTGCATATAAAAGAGGTAAATGACAAGATACATCAATTGCTACATTTGTTACAATCTTTGTAGCATTACCATCTTTTGTTATTGCGCCATTTATTATTTTAATAACTTCAGCAATGGGTCTTCCTTTTGAATTTAAAGATCCAAGAGATGTTAATGGTTGACTAACAGCAATATCTTTAATTAGTCCAATTTTAGTATTTACATTATCATCTTTAGCTGGATATACAATTTTTGTTAGAAATCAAGTTGTAACTGTTTTAACTTCTAACCAAGTTTTAATAGCTAAAGCAAAAGGGCTATCAAAATGAAATATTTTTAGAAAACATGTTTTAAGAAATGCATCTGTTATTTTAGTAGGATCTTTATTATTTTCCTATTTATCATTACTATCAGGAAGTATTGTTCTTGAAAGATTTTTCAGAATTCCTGGATCATCAACAATCATTGTTAGCTATACTGAAAGAGGAGAAATTAATGTAATTATGTTCTCGCTAGTATTTTTTACAGGACTATCAATGTTAACAAGTATTTTTGCAGATATGTCATATGCTTGAATGGATCCGAGAATTAGAATTGCAAATTCTGATAATTCTAAAAATTACTTTAATTTATTTAAAAAATCAAGATTGAGAAATAAAAACTATAAATTACTACTTAAAAATGCTAATAATCAAGAAATGGAGGTAGAAGAAAATGAGCAACTTTAA
- a CDS encoding ABC transporter permease, whose product MSNFNEQKFENKYKFSEADKQLLVFSKANKDIISSQVTGKPSKLFFDVVKRFFKNKVAVFSLVILLAIILTAVISWAVSPNQTDKPISSASSVLVNELRPSFQGEIEYSISTEILDKILKTNPTLIKNTPVNIAPDTWMIKANPYEILTELSKPENAKPGDVVKPIVAFMGTDSYGRDIWLRAWVGTLNALGVAFSIAIIETFIGVVIGSYLGFHVGKKVDTWGVRLIEIFSSIPWVIIFIILIGIFGTSWFSIIWIFAITGWTGAASSTRQFTIIVKDEEYIYASQAIGASKLRLIFTHILPATAGKLANSFVLRITAGIQAVAAVAFLGFLKEGVDSTPNLGLLITNSATLINQNPWALVFPSLILLVLSLSLRFIALGFHDALDPKIIKKGA is encoded by the coding sequence ATGAGCAACTTTAATGAGCAGAAATTTGAAAATAAATATAAATTTTCTGAAGCTGATAAGCAACTTTTAGTTTTTTCTAAAGCTAATAAAGATATAATTTCAAGTCAAGTTACTGGAAAACCTTCTAAACTATTTTTTGATGTTGTTAAAAGATTTTTTAAAAACAAAGTAGCTGTTTTTTCATTAGTAATTTTACTTGCTATAATTTTAACAGCAGTAATTTCATGAGCGGTTTCGCCTAATCAAACTGACAAACCAATTTCAAGTGCTTCATCTGTTTTGGTTAATGAATTAAGACCGAGTTTCCAAGGTGAAATTGAATATTCAATTTCTACCGAAATTTTGGATAAAATTTTAAAAACAAATCCTACATTAATTAAAAATACACCAGTTAATATTGCTCCAGATACTTGGATGATTAAAGCCAATCCTTATGAGATATTAACCGAATTATCAAAACCAGAAAATGCAAAACCTGGAGATGTTGTTAAACCAATTGTTGCATTTATGGGAACAGATAGTTATGGTAGAGATATTTGATTAAGAGCTTGAGTTGGTACATTAAATGCATTAGGTGTTGCTTTTTCAATTGCAATTATTGAAACATTTATCGGAGTTGTAATTGGATCATATTTAGGATTTCATGTTGGTAAAAAAGTCGATACTTGAGGAGTACGTTTAATTGAAATATTTAGCTCCATTCCTTGAGTAATTATCTTTATTATTTTAATTGGAATATTTGGAACAAGTTGATTTTCAATTATCTGAATTTTCGCAATTACAGGTTGAACTGGAGCAGCTAGTTCAACAAGACAATTTACAATAATTGTTAAAGATGAAGAATATATTTATGCTTCTCAAGCAATTGGAGCATCAAAATTAAGATTAATTTTTACACACATTTTACCTGCAACAGCTGGAAAATTAGCAAATAGTTTTGTTTTAAGAATAACAGCCGGAATTCAAGCGGTTGCTGCAGTAGCATTTTTAGGATTTTTAAAAGAAGGAGTTGATTCAACACCTAATTTAGGATTATTAATAACCAACTCTGCAACTTTAATTAATCAAAATCCTTGAGCGCTAGTTTTCCCATCATTAATTTTATTAGTATTATCATTGTCATTAAGATTTATCGCTTTAGGATTCCACGATGCTTTAGATCCTAAAATTATCAAGAAAGGAGCTTAA
- a CDS encoding ABC transporter ATP-binding protein, protein METNNKDEILLLVKNLRVSFKEGRKKIINIVRGIDLKIKKGQIVGLVGESGSGKTVTSKSLLGINEFANVQSDVMEISGIDISNYKKDKQWQQIRGKKIGYIPQDPLTALNPTRTIGKQLLDVLHKDPRFKTKEEKINYLIELLESFGIRDAKEKFNAYPHTFSGGMKQRVVIAMVVAMQPELIIADEPTTALDPTVQASVLALFNDIRNKYGISLIFISHNISVIAKFCDYIYVLYAGKVVEKGTRADIFTDPKHPYTWALISAIPEEKNQKLFNIKGTPPDMANLPAGDPFAPRNEYALEIDFEKEPPLIDVSETHAAATWLLHPDAPKVELTEQLKSRLELFRKVFEKDE, encoded by the coding sequence ATGGAAACAAACAATAAAGACGAAATTCTTTTGCTAGTTAAAAATTTAAGAGTTTCTTTCAAAGAAGGAAGAAAGAAAATTATTAACATTGTTCGTGGGATTGATCTAAAAATTAAAAAAGGGCAAATTGTTGGTTTAGTAGGCGAATCTGGTTCGGGAAAAACAGTTACTTCTAAATCGCTTTTAGGAATAAATGAATTTGCAAATGTTCAAAGTGATGTAATGGAAATTTCTGGAATTGATATTTCTAATTATAAAAAAGATAAACAATGACAGCAAATTAGAGGTAAAAAAATTGGATACATTCCTCAAGATCCACTAACTGCTTTAAATCCAACTAGAACTATTGGAAAACAATTATTAGATGTTTTACATAAAGATCCAAGATTTAAAACTAAAGAAGAAAAAATTAATTATTTAATTGAACTGCTTGAATCGTTTGGAATTCGTGATGCTAAAGAAAAATTCAATGCTTATCCTCATACATTTAGTGGAGGAATGAAACAGAGAGTTGTAATTGCGATGGTAGTAGCAATGCAACCTGAATTGATTATTGCCGACGAACCAACAACAGCTTTAGATCCAACTGTACAAGCATCGGTATTAGCATTATTTAATGATATTAGAAATAAATACGGAATTTCTTTAATATTTATTTCACACAACATTTCAGTTATTGCTAAATTCTGTGATTATATATATGTTTTATATGCTGGAAAAGTTGTTGAAAAGGGAACGAGGGCTGATATTTTTACCGATCCAAAACACCCTTATACATGAGCATTAATTAGTGCAATTCCCGAAGAGAAAAATCAAAAATTATTTAATATCAAAGGAACTCCTCCAGATATGGCAAATTTACCTGCAGGTGATCCATTTGCTCCAAGAAATGAATATGCTTTAGAAATTGATTTTGAAAAAGAACCACCATTAATAGATGTTTCTGAAACTCATGCAGCAGCAACTTGATTATTACACCCAGATGCTCCTAAAGTTGAATTAACTGAACAGTTAAAATCCAGATTAGAATTATTTAGAAAGGTTTTTGAAAAAGATGAATAA
- a CDS encoding ATP-binding cassette domain-containing protein — protein sequence MNKNSEKTILNVKNLKKYFYSKKGIVQAVDKVNFKLYEGEVLGLIGESGSGKTTVGRSLIRLYDNYNGQVSLLDKIISGKKVSKSKNRFMRKNMQMIFQDPHASLNGQKNVYSILKEPLKVNNIIKDKMKDTFSDFSTIIKNFHYSFLRKYKEQKLMNQFSIINEANEYFKEWETHFDDFQDFDLMFENNSYEDIFNSYFSYLNKRQFHESKAINEIYQGASTLYNYYFEKQQEYRDGNLSFDELALRESERGLKEAELLTKNSRANVALKKQIAELESKLKEFLELSKEKHINSQNYVKSYIFEYKSEELLNKNEALKTEDFKNYSFFMKRRYVNKITKQFLKNKSNKLSLSENVFYWLTLEEIDQMINEFNEFNKFIIEKYENKFVKIANDNNESWKNKKQMYEELLAEYAEMDLSKYIEIAHSRKEKYQEQKTTLENEIKNLKSQISRKKEILKIDEMKLNLAKLIHQKNEHVFQHELDKYISEFKKWEIDIDEKIENGNILIQEISARQLILDQKFKEVHLNFLKWYEQKLTADGLNKKQVKKELKIYEQKVSEKEEILKSFKLETKILNKIYYQIMFLLGLHKKTRIFKAKKKVKKVMYDQAIYNALEEVGLLKQFAYRYPHEFSGGQRQRIVIARALISQPKIIIADEPIASLDISIQAQIVNLLKSLIDKKGIGMIFIAHDLSMVEYIADNIIIMHLGKIVERGKTHEIYSNPKHPYTINLFKSIPKMSNANEPFEASSFELNYLSEQKFPNQVIEKLVGDSQSHKVYGTEKQLEQWLENEK from the coding sequence ATGAATAAAAATAGTGAAAAAACAATTTTAAATGTCAAAAATTTAAAGAAATACTTTTACAGTAAAAAAGGAATTGTTCAGGCTGTAGATAAAGTTAATTTTAAACTTTATGAAGGAGAAGTTTTAGGTTTAATAGGTGAATCTGGTTCTGGTAAAACCACAGTTGGTCGTTCGTTAATTAGACTTTATGACAATTACAATGGTCAAGTTAGCTTATTAGATAAAATCATTTCTGGTAAAAAAGTTTCTAAATCTAAAAATAGATTTATGAGAAAAAATATGCAAATGATTTTTCAAGATCCGCATGCATCATTAAATGGACAAAAAAATGTATATTCAATTTTAAAAGAACCACTTAAAGTTAATAATATTATTAAAGATAAAATGAAAGATACTTTTAGTGATTTTTCAACAATTATTAAGAACTTTCATTATTCATTTTTAAGAAAATATAAAGAACAAAAATTGATGAATCAATTTAGTATTATTAATGAAGCTAATGAATATTTTAAAGAATGAGAAACTCACTTTGATGATTTTCAAGATTTTGATTTAATGTTTGAAAATAATAGTTATGAAGATATTTTTAATTCATACTTTTCATATTTAAATAAAAGACAATTTCACGAATCAAAAGCGATTAATGAAATTTATCAAGGAGCAAGTACTTTATATAACTACTATTTTGAAAAGCAACAAGAATACCGTGATGGTAATTTATCATTTGATGAATTGGCATTAAGAGAATCTGAAAGAGGATTAAAAGAAGCCGAATTACTAACTAAAAATTCTCGCGCTAATGTTGCATTAAAAAAACAGATAGCAGAACTTGAAAGTAAATTAAAAGAATTTTTAGAACTATCAAAAGAAAAACATATTAACTCACAAAATTATGTTAAAAGTTATATTTTTGAATATAAATCTGAAGAATTATTAAATAAAAATGAAGCATTAAAAACTGAAGATTTTAAAAATTATTCTTTTTTCATGAAAAGAAGATATGTTAATAAAATCACTAAACAATTTTTAAAAAATAAATCAAATAAATTGAGTTTAAGCGAAAATGTTTTTTATTGACTAACTTTAGAAGAAATTGATCAAATGATTAATGAATTTAATGAATTTAACAAATTTATTATTGAAAAATATGAAAATAAATTTGTAAAAATTGCTAATGACAATAATGAAAGTTGAAAAAACAAAAAACAAATGTATGAAGAACTTTTAGCCGAATATGCTGAAATGGATCTTTCTAAATACATTGAAATTGCTCATTCAAGAAAAGAAAAATATCAAGAGCAAAAAACTACATTAGAAAATGAAATTAAAAATTTAAAATCACAAATATCAAGAAAAAAAGAAATTTTAAAAATTGATGAGATGAAATTAAATTTAGCAAAATTAATTCATCAAAAAAATGAACATGTTTTCCAACATGAATTAGATAAATATATTAGCGAATTTAAAAAATGAGAAATTGATATTGATGAAAAAATAGAAAACGGAAATATTTTAATTCAAGAAATTTCAGCAAGACAATTAATATTAGATCAAAAATTTAAAGAAGTACATTTAAACTTTTTAAAATGATATGAGCAAAAATTAACTGCTGATGGTTTAAATAAAAAACAAGTTAAAAAAGAGTTAAAAATTTACGAACAAAAAGTTAGCGAAAAAGAAGAAATTCTTAAAAGTTTTAAATTAGAAACCAAAATTTTAAATAAAATTTACTATCAAATTATGTTCTTACTAGGTCTTCATAAAAAAACTAGAATTTTCAAAGCGAAGAAAAAAGTTAAAAAAGTTATGTATGACCAAGCAATTTATAATGCACTAGAAGAAGTTGGATTATTAAAGCAATTTGCTTATCGTTATCCACATGAATTTTCAGGGGGTCAAAGACAAAGAATTGTTATCGCTCGTGCTTTAATAAGCCAACCAAAAATTATTATTGCCGATGAACCAATTGCTTCACTAGATATTTCTATTCAAGCACAAATAGTTAATTTATTAAAAAGTTTAATTGATAAAAAAGGAATTGGAATGATTTTTATCGCTCACGATTTATCAATGGTTGAATACATTGCTGATAACATCATTATTATGCACTTAGGAAAAATTGTGGAAAGAGGAAAAACTCACGAAATTTATTCCAATCCAAAACATCCTTATACAATTAACTTATTTAAATCAATTCCAAAAATGTCCAATGCTAACGAGCCATTTGAGGCATCTTCATTTGAATTAAATTATTTAAGTGAACAAAAATTCCCTAATCAAGTAATAGAAAAATTAGTTGGCGATTCACAAAGTCACAAAGTGTATGGAACTGAAAAACAACTAGAACAATGACTTGAAAATGAAAAATAA
- a CDS encoding DUF3899 domain-containing protein, whose translation MKNKLLFFWKNRIIGNIRKIDWIYLGIWTVVFIILFCLMTFAFNKLIWSTSLFTVGFLILALVILTLVIKWGLFDIYSRGIRNWSIKRENKMRKENRLPEKELWTAQSYAQKRSQSSYFTVFVGFIFALILIIISAPFVF comes from the coding sequence ATGAAAAATAAACTTTTATTTTTTTGAAAAAACCGAATAATAGGTAATATAAGAAAAATTGACTGAATTTATTTAGGAATATGAACAGTAGTTTTTATTATTTTATTTTGTTTAATGACTTTTGCATTTAACAAATTAATTTGATCCACATCACTATTTACTGTTGGTTTTTTAATTCTTGCTCTGGTAATTTTAACTTTAGTTATAAAATGAGGACTATTTGATATTTATAGTCGCGGAATTAGAAATTGAAGTATTAAACGCGAAAATAAAATGCGTAAAGAAAACCGCTTACCAGAAAAAGAATTATGAACGGCACAATCATATGCTCAAAAACGCAGCCAAAGTTCTTATTTTACTGTTTTTGTTGGTTTTATTTTTGCATTAATATTAATAATAATTAGTGCTCCATTTGTTTTTTAA
- the pdhA gene encoding pyruvate dehydrogenase (acetyl-transferring) E1 component subunit alpha gives MEYKFVKAGKVMFSKDEIVRFLDIDGKLINPKNDTKLTKEELLKAYKVMVLSRQQDTYMTQLQRQGRMLTFAPNFGEEALQVASAMALEKDDWFTATFRTNAVMLYMGMPVKNQLLYWNGNEKGNMTPEGINLLPVNIPIATQCSHAAGLAYAIKLTGKKAVAMSYVGNGGTAEGEFYEAMNTAGIWKWPAVFCVNNNQWSISTPEHLETGSETIAAKAAAAGIPGVRVDGNDLLASYAVVKEAVEYSRAGNGPVLVEFMSWRQGPHTTSDNPRVYRTVEMEQEQEKWEPMHRIENYLYSKKYLTEAEKTKIWEDALAQVKEAYNESLKELDVDINEIFDHTYAELTPELKEQKAEALAYYSKENK, from the coding sequence ATGGAATATAAATTTGTTAAAGCGGGAAAAGTTATGTTTTCTAAAGATGAAATTGTTCGTTTTTTAGACATTGATGGAAAACTAATTAATCCTAAAAATGATACTAAATTAACAAAAGAAGAATTACTTAAAGCATATAAAGTAATGGTTTTATCTAGACAACAAGATACTTATATGACACAATTACAAAGACAAGGTAGAATGCTTACTTTTGCGCCTAATTTTGGGGAAGAAGCATTACAAGTTGCTTCTGCTATGGCTTTAGAAAAAGATGATTGATTTACTGCAACATTTAGAACAAATGCAGTTATGTTATATATGGGAATGCCGGTAAAAAACCAATTATTATACTGAAATGGAAATGAAAAGGGAAATATGACACCAGAAGGTATTAATTTACTTCCAGTTAATATTCCAATAGCAACCCAATGTTCTCATGCGGCGGGACTTGCATATGCTATTAAATTAACAGGTAAAAAAGCTGTTGCAATGTCATATGTAGGAAATGGTGGAACTGCTGAAGGTGAATTTTATGAAGCTATGAATACAGCGGGAATTTGAAAATGACCAGCAGTATTTTGTGTAAATAATAATCAATGATCAATTTCTACACCAGAACATTTAGAAACAGGTTCAGAAACAATCGCTGCTAAAGCTGCTGCAGCTGGAATTCCAGGAGTTAGAGTTGATGGAAATGATTTATTAGCTTCATATGCCGTGGTAAAAGAAGCTGTTGAATATTCTAGAGCAGGAAATGGTCCGGTTTTAGTTGAGTTTATGTCGTGAAGACAGGGACCACATACAACCAGCGATAATCCAAGAGTTTATAGAACTGTTGAAATGGAACAAGAGCAAGAAAAATGAGAACCAATGCATAGAATTGAAAATTATTTATATTCAAAAAAATATTTAACAGAAGCAGAAAAAACAAAAATTTGAGAAGATGCATTAGCTCAAGTTAAAGAAGCTTACAATGAATCATTAAAAGAATTAGATGTGGATATAAATGAAATATTTGATCATACATATGCTGAATTAACACCTGAATTAAAAGAACAAAAAGCTGAAGCATTGGCTTATTATTCAAAGGAGAATAAATAA
- a CDS encoding alpha-ketoacid dehydrogenase subunit beta — MEDKKIALNNIGAVTNAIDLMMEKDPKVVLWGQDAGFEGGVFRATEGLQKKHGVERVWDAPIAEASMMGIGVGAAIFGLKPIVEMQFQGFAYPAFQQLMTHAARYRNRTRGRFTVPLVLRMPMAGGVRALEHHSEAIEAMFAHVPGLKVVMPSTPYDTKGLLISAINDPDPVVFLEPKKIYRSFKQEIPAGIYEVPIGKANVLVEGNDITVVTYGAQVHDCLKALQELRQTNPEISIELIDLRTIKPLDVETIVNSVKKTGRLLVVHEAVKSFSVSAEIITVVNEKAFEYLKAPLSRLTGYDITVPLARGEGYHAIDDKKVVAKIKEVMAFKF; from the coding sequence ATGGAAGATAAAAAAATAGCATTAAATAATATCGGTGCAGTAACAAATGCAATTGATTTAATGATGGAAAAAGATCCTAAAGTTGTTTTATGAGGTCAAGATGCTGGATTTGAAGGTGGTGTATTTAGAGCAACTGAAGGATTACAAAAAAAACACGGTGTTGAAAGAGTTTGAGATGCTCCTATAGCAGAAGCATCGATGATGGGAATTGGAGTTGGGGCTGCAATTTTCGGGTTAAAACCAATTGTAGAAATGCAATTTCAAGGATTTGCTTATCCAGCTTTTCAACAATTAATGACTCATGCTGCTAGATATAGAAACAGAACAAGAGGAAGATTTACCGTTCCATTAGTATTGAGAATGCCAATGGCTGGTGGAGTTCGTGCTTTAGAACACCATTCAGAAGCAATTGAAGCAATGTTCGCTCATGTTCCAGGATTAAAAGTTGTTATGCCTTCTACCCCTTATGATACAAAAGGTTTATTAATTTCAGCAATTAACGATCCAGATCCAGTTGTGTTTTTAGAACCAAAAAAAATCTATCGTTCATTTAAACAAGAAATTCCTGCTGGAATTTATGAAGTTCCAATTGGAAAAGCTAATGTACTAGTCGAAGGAAATGATATTACTGTGGTAACATACGGTGCTCAAGTTCACGATTGTTTAAAAGCATTGCAAGAATTAAGACAAACTAACCCAGAAATTAGCATTGAATTAATTGATTTAAGAACAATTAAACCTCTTGATGTGGAAACAATTGTAAATTCAGTTAAAAAAACAGGAAGACTTTTAGTAGTTCATGAAGCTGTTAAATCATTTTCTGTATCAGCAGAAATTATTACAGTAGTTAATGAAAAAGCTTTTGAATATTTAAAAGCCCCATTATCAAGATTGACAGGATATGATATTACAGTTCCGCTAGCACGTGGAGAGGGATATCATGCAATTGATGATAAAAAAGTTGTTGCTAAAATTAAAGAAGTAATGGCATTTAAATTTTAG
- a CDS encoding 2-oxo acid dehydrogenase subunit E2, whose protein sequence is MNKIVSTPLARALAAKMGIDINLVKGTGPFGRILKDDVLSFKPEASQSSVKKESSETVQKVKPVASLEAKREKITPIRKAIARAMINSRDSVAYFSLVNEIDMSKLWDLRKSIVDDVLSATGVKLTFLPYIAKAILIALKEFPVLAAKYDEAAGEIVYPETLNLGIAVDTEAGLMVPVVKDAQNSNIVELAKEINRLALAARDKKIKPNEMSGGSFTITNYGSVGALFGTPVINYPELAIAGVGAIVDRPVVKNGAIVPGKVMNLTVSADHRWIDGATVGRFANRVKQLLEKPEILGVF, encoded by the coding sequence ATGAACAAAATAGTTTCAACTCCATTAGCAAGAGCATTAGCTGCAAAAATGGGAATTGATATAAATTTAGTTAAAGGTACAGGACCGTTTGGAAGAATTTTAAAAGATGATGTTTTATCTTTTAAACCAGAAGCATCACAATCTTCTGTTAAAAAAGAAAGTTCTGAAACTGTGCAAAAAGTTAAGCCTGTTGCTTCACTTGAAGCTAAAAGAGAAAAAATTACGCCAATTAGAAAAGCGATTGCTAGAGCAATGATTAATTCTAGAGATTCTGTTGCTTATTTTAGTTTAGTTAATGAAATAGATATGAGTAAATTATGAGATTTAAGAAAATCAATTGTTGATGATGTTCTATCAGCAACAGGTGTTAAATTAACATTTTTACCATACATCGCCAAAGCGATTTTAATAGCTTTAAAAGAATTTCCAGTTTTAGCGGCTAAATATGATGAAGCAGCTGGAGAGATTGTTTATCCTGAAACATTAAATTTAGGAATTGCAGTTGATACAGAAGCAGGATTAATGGTTCCAGTTGTTAAAGATGCTCAAAATTCAAATATTGTTGAATTAGCAAAAGAAATTAATAGATTAGCATTAGCCGCTAGAGATAAAAAAATTAAACCAAATGAAATGAGTGGTGGTTCATTTACAATTACCAATTATGGTTCAGTTGGAGCATTATTTGGAACTCCAGTTATCAATTATCCTGAATTAGCAATTGCTGGAGTGGGAGCAATTGTTGATCGTCCAGTTGTTAAAAATGGAGCAATTGTACCAGGAAAAGTTATGAATCTAACAGTTTCAGCCGATCATAGATGAATTGATGGAGCTACAGTTGGAAGATTTGCAAATAGAGTAAAACAATTACTGGAAAAACCAGAAATTTTAGGAGTATTTTAA